The sequence below is a genomic window from Microbulbifer hydrolyticus.
CAAGTACTGATTGGTTGAGTGAATGAGGTGGATGCCCGATACATCCACCCATTGCTCTCATTTTTTATGCACCCAACACATAGACGAAGATAAACAGCCCTACCCAGACAACGTCCACAAAGTGCCAGTACCAGCTTGCGGCCTCGAACCCGAAATGATCATCAGGCTTGAAGTGATGCGCAATCACTGAACGCAACAACATGATCAGCAGCATGATCGTACCCAGAGTCACATGCGCACCGTGAAATCCGGTGAGCATGAAGAAGGTGGTACCGTAGATACCGGACTCCAGGGTAAGCCCAAGATGCTTGTAGGCTTCCATATATTCTTCAATCTGGAAGAACAGGAAGGCTGCGCCGAGTACGACGGTAGCACCGAGCCACAGGTTGAAGGCCTGGCGCTTGCCTTTTTTCATAAACACATGCGCGATATGCACAGTGACACTGGAAGCGAGCAGTAACACGGTATTCAGTAACGGCAGGTGCCAGGGGTCAATGATTCCCTTGGGCCCCACTACCTTGGCCGCATCGCCAGCCACCGCCTGATCGGGCGTTACCATGAGCGGCCATGTATTCTGGAAGCCTTCCCAGAGCATATTGGACGAGCCGCGGTCACCTTCACCGCCGAGCCACGGCAGGGTGAAAGTGCGAATGTAGTACAGGGCGCCGAAAAATGCCGCGAAGAACATCACTTCCGAGAAGATGAACCACCCCATTCCCCAAACGTAGGAACGCTTGAGCTGGTCGCTGTTGAGCCCCTGCATATTTTCCTTGATTACCTCGGCAAACCAGAACCACAGGACCGTGGCCATGGAGATTGCGCCGGCAAAGAAGATATAGGAGCTGCCGCCATTGACCCAGCTGGCGGCGCCAAAGGCCGTCAGGAATATGCCGATGGTGGCGAAGATAGGCAGCCGGGACTGCTCGGGAACATAGTAGCTGCTTTCAGTGGCCATAGTTTCTTATCCCTCTCGCTCGGGGTCGGTATTTTTGTTGTTCGCTTGTTTTGTCAATCTTTCCGTGACATCGAACAGCGTGTAGGAAAGCGTGATGGTATTTACGCCGGGCGGCAGGTCCGGGTCGACAATAAATCGGAGACCCAGTTGTGCAGTTTCACCGGCGGCGAGTGACTGCTGGTTGAAGCAGAAACACTCGGTTTTATGGAAATAACTGGCAGCTTTGAATGGCACCAGGCTGGGAATCGCCTGCCCGATCATATTGCGATCGGTGGGGTTGTAGGCGTGAAACACCGTGTCAACGGCCTCCCCTGGATGGACTTTCATTTCCACCACACCCGGCTTGAATTCCCACGGCATGTTTTCGTTGTTGCTGGCAACAAACTGCACTTTCACTGTCCGCGCGGTATCCACAGCGGCGGGCACCGCTTCGTAGCGATCGCCGGTTTTGCCGTTGAGACCGGTAATCTCGCAGAAGGCGTCGTACAGCGGCGGCATGATGAATAGCGCAAAGCCGAGCATACTGACCGCGAGGGTCAGCATTTTCACGGTGGTCTTGGCGTTTGCGCTCATTGCCATATCGGTGTCCTGCCTCTAACTCAACGCACAACCGGCGGTGTGCTGAAGGTGTGGTACGGCGCCGGTGAAGGCACTGTCCACTCCAGCCCCTGCGGATCCTCCCAGACCTCGTCGGTGGCTTTGTGACCGCCGCGAACCGTCCGGATCACATTGAACAGGAACACGATCTGAGCTGCGCCGAACAGGAAGGCGCCCACACTGGCGATCTGGTTGAAGTCGGCAAACTGCAGGGCATAGTCCGGGATACGGCGGGGCATACCGGCGAGACCCACAAAGTGCATCGGGAAGAAGGTGACATTCAAGCCGACAAATGCCATCCAGAAATGCACCTTGCCCATGGTCTCGTTGTACATGTTGCCGGTCCACTTGGGCAGCCAGTAATACACGCCGGCAGTGATCGAGAAGATCGCGCCGGGCACCAGCACATAGTGGAAGTGTGCCACCACGAAGTAGGTGTCGTGGTACTGGAAGTCAGCAGGGGCGATGGCGAGCATCAGCCCCGAGAAACCACCCAGGGTAAACAGGATCACGAAAGCGATGGAGAACAGCATCGGTGTTTCGAAGGTCATCGAGCCGCGGAACATGGTGGTCACCCAGTTGAACACCTTCACCCCGGTGGGCACGGCGATCAGCATGGTGGCGTACATGAAGAACAGCTCACCGGCTATCGGCATTCCCACGGTAAACATATGGTGGGCCCACACGATAAAGCTGAGGAAGGCGATAGATGCCGTGGCGTAAACCATCGAGCTGTAGCCGAACAGCGGCTTGCGCGCAAAAGTGGGAATGATCGCCGACACGATACCGAAGGCCGGCAGGATCATGATGTACACCTCGGGGTGTCCAAAGAACCAGAATACGTGCTGGAACAGGACCGGGTCACCACCACCGGCGGCACTGAAGAAGCTGGTACCGAAGTGGATATCCATCAGCATCATGGTCACGACACCTGCCAGCACCGGCATTACCGCAATGAGCAGGTAGGCGGTAATCAGCCAGGTCCACACAAACAGCGGCATCTTCATCAGGGTCATACCCGGTGCGCGCATGTTCAGGATGGTGGCGACAATATTGATGGCCCCCATGATCGAGGAGGCACCCATGATATGGATGGAAAAGATGAAGAAAGTTACGCTCGGCGGCGCGTATTCAGTGGATAGCGGTGCGTAGAAAGTCCACCCGAAATTCGGTGCACCACCTTCCATGAACAGGGTGGACGCCAGCATCGCGAAGGCGAACGGCAGGATCCAGAAGCTCCAGTTATTCATGCGCGGCAGCGCCATATCCGGAGCACCGATCATCATCGGCACCATCCAGTTGGCGAGGCCAACAAAGGCTGGCATCACCGCACCGAACACCATGATAAGGCCATGCATGGTGGTCATCTGGTTGAAAAATTCCGGCTGCACAATCTGCAGGCCGGGCTGGAAAAGTTCGGCGCGGATAACCAGCGCCATACAACCGCCTAGCAGGAACATCGTAAAACTGAACCACAGATACATCGAGCCGATGTCTTTGTGGTTAGTCGTGTAGAGCCAGCGGGTAAAACCGGGTTTGGGACCGTGTGCCATAACTAAACTCCTCTCGGCTCCTGCTTACTTATTCTTGAAATTGAGAATGTCGATGGGCTGCACGGTGTCGCCCATATTGTTGCCGAAGGCATTGCGCTGGTAGGTGATGACCGCGGCCAGGTCCACTTCACTCAACTGCGCGCCAAAGGCCTGCATCGCCGGATTCTTCGACGAGCCGTTTACCACCATGCTCATATGGCCATCCAGTGCGCCGGTGGCGATTTTGGAACCGGCAATGGCCGGGAAGGCACCGGGCACACCCTGGCCGTTCGGCTGGTGACAGGCAGCACAGGTACTGGCATAGATTTTTTCGCCGCGCTCGTAGAGCTCGTCGAAGGTGAAGGTCTTGTTGGTCAGCTCCTTGATGCGCGCGGCGGCTGCGGCGCGATCACTCAGCCACGAGTGATACTCGTCTTCCGGCACCGCCTTGACCACAATCGGCATAAACCCGTGATCCTTGCCGCACAGTTCCGCACACTGCCCGCGATAGATTCCCGGCTCATCGATACGTGTCCAGGACTCATTCACGAAGCCCGGAATAGCGTCTTTTTTCACCGCGAGATCCGGCACCCACCATGCGTGGATCACGTCGTTGGCGGTAATCAGGAAACGGATTTTCTTGTTGACCGGCACCACCAGCGGCTCATCCACTTCCA
It includes:
- the coxB gene encoding cytochrome c oxidase subunit II, which produces MLMGLKRLFAFLTISATASEAFAQETAQKAEEGVARWGVNMTQGVTEVSRTTYDLHMLIFWICVAIGVVVFGVMFYSMWRHRKSKGYKAAQFHESTLVELAWTIVPTLILVGMAIPATKTLYDIYDTKEADLDIMITGYQWKWKYDYLGSDVSFFSNLATPRAQIDNQQPKNENYLLEVDEPLVVPVNKKIRFLITANDVIHAWWVPDLAVKKDAIPGFVNESWTRIDEPGIYRGQCAELCGKDHGFMPIVVKAVPEDEYHSWLSDRAAAAARIKELTNKTFTFDELYERGEKIYASTCAACHQPNGQGVPGAFPAIAGSKIATGALDGHMSMVVNGSSKNPAMQAFGAQLSEVDLAAVITYQRNAFGNNMGDTVQPIDILNFKNK
- a CDS encoding cytochrome c oxidase subunit 3; the protein is MATESSYYVPEQSRLPIFATIGIFLTAFGAASWVNGGSSYIFFAGAISMATVLWFWFAEVIKENMQGLNSDQLKRSYVWGMGWFIFSEVMFFAAFFGALYYIRTFTLPWLGGEGDRGSSNMLWEGFQNTWPLMVTPDQAVAGDAAKVVGPKGIIDPWHLPLLNTVLLLASSVTVHIAHVFMKKGKRQAFNLWLGATVVLGAAFLFFQIEEYMEAYKHLGLTLESGIYGTTFFMLTGFHGAHVTLGTIMLLIMLLRSVIAHHFKPDDHFGFEAASWYWHFVDVVWVGLFIFVYVLGA
- the ctaD gene encoding cytochrome c oxidase subunit I, whose translation is MAHGPKPGFTRWLYTTNHKDIGSMYLWFSFTMFLLGGCMALVIRAELFQPGLQIVQPEFFNQMTTMHGLIMVFGAVMPAFVGLANWMVPMMIGAPDMALPRMNNWSFWILPFAFAMLASTLFMEGGAPNFGWTFYAPLSTEYAPPSVTFFIFSIHIMGASSIMGAINIVATILNMRAPGMTLMKMPLFVWTWLITAYLLIAVMPVLAGVVTMMLMDIHFGTSFFSAAGGGDPVLFQHVFWFFGHPEVYIMILPAFGIVSAIIPTFARKPLFGYSSMVYATASIAFLSFIVWAHHMFTVGMPIAGELFFMYATMLIAVPTGVKVFNWVTTMFRGSMTFETPMLFSIAFVILFTLGGFSGLMLAIAPADFQYHDTYFVVAHFHYVLVPGAIFSITAGVYYWLPKWTGNMYNETMGKVHFWMAFVGLNVTFFPMHFVGLAGMPRRIPDYALQFADFNQIASVGAFLFGAAQIVFLFNVIRTVRGGHKATDEVWEDPQGLEWTVPSPAPYHTFSTPPVVR
- a CDS encoding cytochrome c oxidase assembly protein, coding for MAMSANAKTTVKMLTLAVSMLGFALFIMPPLYDAFCEITGLNGKTGDRYEAVPAAVDTARTVKVQFVASNNENMPWEFKPGVVEMKVHPGEAVDTVFHAYNPTDRNMIGQAIPSLVPFKAASYFHKTECFCFNQQSLAAGETAQLGLRFIVDPDLPPGVNTITLSYTLFDVTERLTKQANNKNTDPEREG